A single Acidimicrobiia bacterium DNA region contains:
- a CDS encoding ABC transporter permease, giving the protein MSTRRPRIRRHFGLRLSTWAVLAFLHFPILIVALYAFTTEDAAFSFPPPGLTLEWFGVAWSNGAVRDALYLSLRVATTATAIALVLGTMAAAAVWRRPFFGREAVSLFIVLPIALPGIITGISLRSAIALGNIPFSFWTIVIGHATFCVAIAYNNVVARMRRTSPSLLEASADLGANGWQTFRHVLLPQIRPALIAGGMLAFALSFDEIIVTTFTAGNQQTLPIWMFSSLVRPRQRPMTNVVALLIVALTFIPILLATRMTRNTEGS; this is encoded by the coding sequence ATGAGTACCCGCAGACCGCGCATCCGCAGGCACTTCGGGCTCCGCCTCTCCACCTGGGCGGTCCTGGCGTTTCTCCACTTCCCGATCCTGATCGTCGCGCTCTATGCGTTCACCACCGAGGACGCCGCCTTCAGCTTCCCACCGCCGGGCCTGACCCTCGAGTGGTTCGGCGTGGCGTGGAGCAACGGCGCGGTTCGTGACGCCCTGTACCTGTCCCTCCGGGTCGCCACGACGGCTACCGCGATCGCCCTCGTGTTGGGGACGATGGCGGCGGCTGCGGTGTGGCGGCGACCGTTCTTCGGCCGGGAGGCGGTGTCTCTCTTCATCGTCCTGCCGATCGCCCTTCCCGGAATCATCACCGGCATCTCGCTGCGATCGGCGATCGCGTTGGGCAACATCCCATTTTCGTTCTGGACGATCGTGATCGGTCACGCCACCTTCTGCGTGGCAATCGCCTACAACAACGTCGTCGCCCGGATGCGCCGCACCTCACCGTCGCTGCTCGAGGCGTCTGCCGACCTCGGTGCCAACGGTTGGCAGACCTTCCGCCATGTGCTGCTCCCCCAGATCCGCCCGGCATTGATTGCCGGAGGCATGCTCGCCTTCGCCCTCTCTTTCGACGAGATCATCGTGACCACCTTCACCGCCGGGAACCAGCAGACCCTGCCGATCTGGATGTTCTCGTCGTTGGTACGGCCCAGGCAACGCCCGATGACCAACGTGGTGGCGCTGCTCATCGTGGCGCTCACCTTCATCCCCATCCTCCTGGCGACCCGGATGACCAGGAACACCGAGGGGAGCTGA